The Acidobacteriota bacterium genome contains the following window.
GAGTCGGTCAGTTTAACCGCTATATTAGATAGAGCTATGCCGAACGCATTTGTTACTTTGCCCGAAATAGTTGTCTCAAGCGAATAGGCGATGCGGTTAGGCGATCCGTTTAGATTTCCGGATATTTCGCCCTTCGTTGACCAATCGATCAGCCGCTGTTTTATTGTTGTGGGGCTAGCGTTAGGGTCGGCCTCACGCATCAATGCCACAACCCCTCCAACTCACGGAGTTGAGGCTGACGTTCCATAAAAAGAGGTGGTCGCGGTGTCGCTCGTATTGGTCGTGCTGGTTCCGCCGCCCGACGCAAACAGGGTTACGCAGCTACCATAGTTCGAATAGCTGGTTAAGTATTCGGCACTATTGATATATAACGCACCCACAACAATTGCGTCGAGTTGAGTTTGCGGACACGCATCTGCTGAATCGTTGCCCGCAGCGACTACCCAAGTAACCCCCGATGAGATAGATGTATTAATCGCAGTCACCTCAGCCGCGCCGAAGAACCTGGAATTGTAAGAGATAACGACGACAGCCGGATCAATCCTATTTGTTGTAATCCAGTTGGCGGCAGCAATAAGTGGATTTGGGTAGTTTGGCGGCGGTGAGCAATTCGAGACCAAATGAATATAACTGCTCGTGGCTGCACCGTACGAAGAACTGCCCAATAATCCCGCAACCATTGTTCCATGATTCAACCCAGGACTTGAAGGGTTCAAATTGCATGGATCGTAAACGATATCGGCCCGTCCGCCGAATTCTTGATGGGTATAGCGCAATGTGTCATCGACAAGGTAAGTGTGGATGCCGCTTCCTGTTCGATCATAAGTATAGGTACTATCGAGCGGTAAACTACGCTGGTCGAGTCGGTCGATAGGATACTCTACGGCTTTGATGCAAAGCGAGAGACACAAAAAAGACAAAAATAAAGTCAATATTCTCGTAGTGGTATCCTCGGAAGCCTTAGATCTGGCTTCCCGTTATTACATTTCTGTTTAATAAAAGTTATGAGTTACTGCTGACCGACAAAGTCGAAATCAATCAAAGTATCGACGAATTGAAGTATGCGTGGCGTAAAACGATATCGTCGCGAATTGACCCCAATCGTGTAAGAGCGACCTGCTTCGATATCGGTAAATCGATAGTGGCCAAAAGAGCTAGTTGTCGTGATACGACTGATGCCATTTGCGTCGGTGACCACAACGATAGCATTTCTGATCCCGCGGCCATCCGATGTAAGAACTCGCCCCGAGACTTCGACTCCGGCCGCGGCTGCACCAACTACAACATACCCTGGTTCGTATGTGGCTGGAAGTAGGACTCCCGTTGCATTAGAAACACTTTGCGGTATCGGAACGCTAGCGAACGCGATCTGATAGACGCCGACCGGGGCATTCCCCC
Protein-coding sequences here:
- a CDS encoding carboxypeptidase regulatory-like domain-containing protein produces the protein MSVPGGFATPVTINFQLVAQGDESSVGFSFYYPQTVLSDPVIRIGSGVPAESSIATNTTLPGQIGIRIDSTNTYSTGTRNIASVTFTFRGNAPVGVYQIAFASVPIPQSVSNATGVLLPATYEPGYVVVGAAAAGVEVSGRVLTSDGRGIRNAIVVVTDANGISRITTTSSFGHYRFTDIEAGRSYTIGVNSRRYRFTPRILQFVDTLIDFDFVGQQ
- a CDS encoding carboxypeptidase regulatory-like domain-containing protein, with product MREADPNASPTTIKQRLIDWSTKGEISGNLNGSPNRIAYSLETTISGKVTNAFGIALSNIAVKLTDSNGGYRLATTSSFGLYRFENVIPYDDYTVTASSKRYRFAPQVLNDVTVSLTDVDLIGLE
- a CDS encoding S8 family serine peptidase, whose amino-acid sequence is MVAGLLGSSSYGAATSSYIHLVSNCSPPPNYPNPLIAAANWITTNRIDPAVVVISYNSRFFGAAEVTAINTSISSGVTWVVAAGNDSADACPQTQLDAIVVGALYINSAEYLTSYSNYGSCVTLFASGGGTSTTNTSDTATTSFYGTSASTP